In a single window of the Gossypium hirsutum isolate 1008001.06 chromosome A13, Gossypium_hirsutum_v2.1, whole genome shotgun sequence genome:
- the LOC121212259 gene encoding protein FAR-RED-ELONGATED HYPOCOTYL 1-LIKE has protein sequence METNNETNNPSQIKSFLKKSINIVDLNKKRKLEAEQLGLPLSKHQCWKQSLSLKPPTFGSITQVEGFTPCTFQGKTWAVCDVLETGSAKDSNSFGDDSDTAISVHDNRASSSSSPNWGSSSQHSHSDGRTVASSSVEKEVVSSPGDEPEPADAELAENLDESLVEYGSDINYIYSRYGNYTIEQHQDKEIKEILNCDGANPNVYILSSGRWSVNQEAQQTKRKPTIDQEFEQYFSMLML, from the exons ATGGAAACAAATAATGAAACCAACAACCCATCTCAGATTAAGAG CTTTCTCAAGAAGTCGATCAACATTGTTGACTTgaacaaaaaaaggaaattaGAGGCTGAACAATTGGGCTTGCCTTTATCGAAGCATCAATGTTGGAAGCAAAGCTTATCTTTGAAGCCTCCTACGTTTGGCAGTATTACACAAGTAGAGGGATTCACTCCATGTACTTTCCAAGGAAAGACATGGGCTGTTTGTGATGTACTGGAAACTGGATCGGCAAAAGATAGTAATAGCTTTGGCGATGATTCGGATACTGCAATATCTGTGCATGATAACAGAGCTTCCTCCTCATCATCACCCAATTGGGGATCCAGCTCCCAACATTCCCATTCTGATGGTAGAACTGTAGCATCAAGCAGTGTCGAAAAAGAAGTAGTATCTTCTCCTGGTGATGAGCCTGAACCTGCTGATGCTGAGCTAGCTGAGAATCTAGATGAGTCCCTTGTAGAGTATGGAAGTGACATAAATTACATCTACTCCCGATATGGAAACTATACCATAGAGCAACACCAAGACAAGGAAATTAAAGAAATCCTCAACTGTGATGGGGCAAATCCAAATGTTTATATTCTTTCATCCGGGCGATGGAGTGTCAACCAAG AGGCTCAACAAACCAAAAGGAAACCGACCATTGATCAAGAATTCGAGCAGTACTTTTCGATGCTTATGCTATAG